Below is a window of Cyanobacteria bacterium FACHB-DQ100 DNA.
TTGGCAACGCTGCAAAAGCTGCAAGAGCAGTTTGCGGCAGAGTTAGCCACACTGCGAGGACGAGTGGATGCACTCGAAGCACGCACCACGACCTTAGAGAAGCAGCAGTTCTCGACCACAACCAAGCTTGCGGGTGAAGGCATCTTCGCGATCACCGATGAGTTTGGCGTTCGTGGAACGGGTGGAAACAATACGGTGTTCCAAAACCGAGTCCGTTTAGCGCTCAACACCAGCTTTACCGGGAAAGACTTGCTCGTTACCCGGATTGCGGCTGGTAATGCGAACTTATTTGCAGCGCCTGCAGGCAGTGGCGCTGAAGGTATTCAAACCTTCAATTTTGGCAACACGGGCGGCAACCAAGCATTCATTGACTGGGTTGCTTACTACTTCCCAGTTGGCGAAAACCTGAGATTCTACGTTCCGGCAGTGAGCGGTCTTCACTATGACTACGCTCCGACGATCAGCCCTGCTTTAGATGCGGCTGATGGTGGTACAGGTCCGCTTTCCGTCTTTGCTCAGCGCAACCCAATCTACTTGATTGGTGGTGGTAGTGGTATCGGTGCAACCTTCAACCTCAACAACACCTTCCAAGTCAGCGCAGGTTACCTAGCTGATAACTCGACTGGAAGCCAAGTAACCTTTGGTGCAAATAATCCCGCATCAAGAGCTGGTCTTTTCAATGGAAGCTATAGTGCTCTGGCTCAGTTAACCTTTAACGCGAGTGATGCACTGCAAATCGGGTTAACCTATGTTAACGCTTACCGTCAAGGTGCAATTTTTGACGGCGGTTCGGCACTGGCTTCTTCTGGTACCTCGCTCGCCAACCGCAACATTCTGGGGTCAGGCGCTTCGCAAGTTAACGCTT
It encodes the following:
- a CDS encoding carbohydrate porin translates to LATLQKLQEQFAAELATLRGRVDALEARTTTLEKQQFSTTTKLAGEGIFAITDEFGVRGTGGNNTVFQNRVRLALNTSFTGKDLLVTRIAAGNANLFAAPAGSGAEGIQTFNFGNTGGNQAFIDWVAYYFPVGENLRFYVPAVSGLHYDYAPTISPALDAADGGTGPLSVFAQRNPIYLIGGGSGIGATFNLNNTFQVSAGYLADNSTGSQVTFGANNPASRAGLFNGSYSALAQLTFNASDALQIGLTYVNAYRQGAIFDGGSALASSGTSLANRNILGSGASQVNAYGASIAFKLSPNIVLNAFGSYINANFVDDGQGEKDIWTYGAGLAFPDFGKKGNLLGFVAGVEPYVGNPGGGLRNDIPLHFEGFYKYQLNDNISITPGVIWIVNPGQNENNDDIVIGTIRTTFTF